One Georgenia wutianyii DNA segment encodes these proteins:
- a CDS encoding uridine kinase family protein — protein MSGAEPGDAPAGHEEEDVHQPGLFDIPPGARRAPVRIVLLTGPSGSGKTSLTGRLGVPVVSLDDFYRDGDHPDLPRRYGIVDWDDPRSWDHEGALAALLEIARTGRAELPLYDIPTNRRTATRVFDAGGSPIVLAEGIFAAELIADCREEDILADALCLWRPRAQTFWFRLTRDLGEARKPPLTLLRRGLNLARIEPAMITELIARGARKMRVSDAESYIRELAARPPVA, from the coding sequence ATGAGCGGAGCGGAACCGGGCGACGCACCTGCCGGGCACGAGGAGGAGGACGTCCACCAGCCGGGCCTCTTCGACATCCCGCCGGGCGCACGCCGCGCACCGGTGCGGATCGTGCTGCTCACCGGCCCCTCCGGCTCCGGCAAGACGTCCCTCACCGGCCGCCTCGGCGTGCCCGTCGTCTCCCTCGACGACTTCTACCGGGACGGTGACCACCCCGACCTCCCCCGCCGCTACGGCATCGTCGACTGGGACGACCCGCGCAGCTGGGACCACGAGGGCGCGCTCGCCGCGCTGCTCGAGATCGCCCGGACGGGCCGCGCGGAGCTGCCGCTCTACGACATCCCGACCAACCGCCGCACGGCCACCCGCGTCTTCGACGCCGGGGGCAGCCCGATCGTCCTCGCCGAGGGGATCTTCGCGGCCGAGCTCATCGCCGACTGCCGCGAGGAGGACATCCTCGCCGACGCGCTGTGCCTGTGGCGCCCGCGGGCCCAGACGTTCTGGTTCCGTCTCACCCGTGACCTCGGCGAGGCCCGCAAGCCGCCGCTCACGCTGCTGCGCCGCGGCCTCAACCTCGCGCGCATCGAGCCGGCCATGATCACCGAGCTCATCGCGCGCGGGGCCCGCAAGATGCGGGTGAGCGACGCCGAG